The following proteins are encoded in a genomic region of Acipenser ruthenus chromosome 4, fAciRut3.2 maternal haplotype, whole genome shotgun sequence:
- the LOC117400692 gene encoding neurensin-1-like — MWRMSSCSEICGSEHAEQVHSTAESNCRRYGVRSYLHQFYENCTASIWEYDEDFQIQRSPSRWSSVLWKVGLITGSVILLVGLIVIAVGYTVPSKIEAFGEDELLFVDDHAIQFNRALDICKLAGAILFCIGGTMMASCLLMSAFVKNYSKEERYLQQKSKKRIAELQASAHPITKVPTPGECKIPVTLSKVQNVQPSSET; from the exons aTGTGGAGGATGAGTTCTTGCTCAGAGATCTGTGGGTCGGAGCATGCTGAGCAAGTGCACAGTACTGCCGAGAGCAACTGTCGGCGCTATGGGGTTCGATCGTACTTGCATCAGTTCTACGAGAACTGCACCGCTTCAATCTGGGAGTATGATGAAGATTTTCAGATTCAGAGATCACCAAGCAGGTGGAGCTCTGTTCTCTGGAAG gtcGGACTCATAACCGGTTCTGTCATTCTGCTAGTTGGCTTGATAGTAATTGCAGTTGGCTACACTGTCCCATCAAAAATTGAAGCATTTGGGGAAGATGAATTGCTTTTTGTGGATGACCATGCAATACAGTTTAACAGAGCTCTCGACATCTGCAAGCTAGCTGGCgccattttgttttgcattggaGGAACGATGATGGCATCATGTCTGCTGATGTCTGCTTTTGTCAAGAATTATTCGAAAGAGGAGAGATACCTGCAGCAGAAATCCAAAAAGAGAATAGCGGAATTGCAAGCTTCTGCCCATCCAATTACAAAGGTTCCGACTCCTGGAGAGTGTAAAATACCTGTTACTCTGTCAAAAGTGCAAAATGTTCAACCCTCTTCTGAAACCTGA